In a single window of the Gemmatimonadota bacterium genome:
- a CDS encoding rhomboid family intramembrane serine protease, with translation MNESPLSRITPWVGRLLAINAVVLLLQQTIFTSETLAELVTFAPGLAFQRPWTFFTYIFVHGGLLHLLGNSLGLFVFGPIVENRLGSTRFLLYYLYCGVCGAVFSLALYYTGFVTVAPFVGASGAILGLAYGFAKYLPDAELMIFPIPFPIKAQRMVWLLAAMDVIGAMIGGGQIAHYAHLGGLGGGWLFFALQGITHPTETPRLPMMRPRVAVPSRGAEVGQQPVLQTRSEPVAAAPTPAAKDNSEAIEIDRVLDKISATGIASLTPAERKFLDSVAERKRGGQNN, from the coding sequence ATGAACGAATCACCGCTGAGCCGCATCACTCCCTGGGTTGGTCGCCTCCTCGCGATCAACGCAGTCGTGTTGTTGCTGCAGCAGACGATCTTCACCTCCGAGACGCTGGCCGAACTGGTGACCTTCGCGCCGGGTCTCGCCTTCCAGCGGCCGTGGACCTTCTTCACCTACATCTTCGTGCACGGTGGCCTGCTCCACCTGCTCGGCAACTCGCTCGGCCTTTTTGTCTTCGGCCCGATCGTCGAAAACCGACTCGGCTCGACTCGCTTCCTGCTCTACTATCTCTACTGCGGTGTCTGCGGCGCGGTTTTCTCGCTGGCGCTCTACTACACCGGCTTCGTCACCGTCGCGCCCTTCGTCGGCGCGTCCGGCGCGATCCTCGGTCTGGCGTACGGCTTCGCGAAGTACCTTCCGGACGCCGAGCTGATGATCTTCCCGATCCCGTTTCCGATCAAGGCGCAACGGATGGTCTGGCTCCTCGCGGCCATGGATGTCATCGGCGCAATGATCGGCGGCGGACAGATCGCCCACTACGCGCACCTCGGCGGACTCGGCGGGGGCTGGCTCTTCTTCGCGCTCCAGGGGATCACACATCCCACGGAAACTCCCCGTTTGCCAATGATGCGGCCACGGGTCGCGGTCCCTTCACGTGGTGCCGAGGTCGGCCAGCAACCGGTACTGCAGACACGAAGCGAGCCGGTGGCTGCTGCTCCCACGCCCGCCGCGAAGGACAACAGCGAGGCGATTGAAATCGATCGCGTGCTCGACAAGATCAGCGCTACCGGCATCGCGTCACTCACGCCGGCAGAGCGGAAATTCCTCGATAGTGTTGCGGAGCGGAAACGGGGCGGGCAGAACAACTGA
- a CDS encoding D-alanine--D-alanine ligase: MTTPALRITVLTGGSSAEREVALASAGQVVAALRSRGHHVAVVDTTTGLVDAASEAALLGARVGANPPDVRALAAQEQLYIFGGLLALPALREADVVFLALHGGRGEDGTLQHLLDVAGIRYTGSGALGSGLAMDKDIAKRLFLQDGVPTAPYAMAPATADEVMQNLGFPVVVKPSKQGSTVGLTVVRNPADLEAAILEAEKHDDEVMIEAFVPGRELTVGILDNDALAVGEIIPQHELFDYECKYTPGMSEEIFPADISETVAWEVQRLGVAAHMALKLKGYSRVDFRLSPSGKLYCLEVNTLPGMTATSLLPQSAAAAGIDFPSLCERICELALQ; the protein is encoded by the coding sequence ATGACCACTCCTGCCCTCCGCATCACCGTCCTCACTGGCGGCTCGTCTGCCGAACGCGAAGTCGCCCTCGCCTCGGCCGGCCAGGTTGTCGCAGCCCTCCGTTCACGCGGCCATCACGTCGCCGTGGTCGACACCACCACCGGGCTGGTCGATGCCGCCAGTGAGGCCGCCCTCCTCGGAGCGAGGGTGGGCGCCAACCCGCCCGACGTGCGGGCGCTGGCCGCACAGGAGCAGCTGTACATCTTCGGCGGATTGCTCGCCCTCCCGGCTCTCCGCGAGGCGGATGTGGTCTTCCTCGCACTGCACGGCGGCCGCGGCGAAGATGGCACCCTGCAACACCTGCTTGATGTCGCCGGGATCCGCTACACCGGCTCCGGGGCCCTCGGCAGCGGCCTCGCGATGGATAAGGACATCGCCAAGCGCCTCTTCCTCCAGGACGGTGTCCCGACCGCTCCGTATGCAATGGCGCCGGCCACCGCCGACGAGGTAATGCAAAACCTTGGCTTCCCGGTCGTCGTAAAGCCTAGCAAGCAGGGATCCACCGTCGGGCTCACCGTCGTACGGAATCCGGCCGATCTGGAGGCCGCCATTCTCGAGGCCGAGAAGCACGACGACGAGGTGATGATCGAGGCCTTCGTCCCGGGGCGCGAACTGACCGTGGGAATCCTCGACAACGATGCCCTCGCCGTTGGCGAGATCATCCCCCAGCACGAACTGTTCGATTATGAGTGCAAGTACACCCCGGGGATGTCAGAAGAGATCTTCCCGGCCGATATTTCAGAGACGGTGGCGTGGGAAGTGCAGCGATTGGGCGTGGCCGCGCATATGGCGCTCAAGCTCAAGGGGTATTCCCGAGTCGACTTCCGGCTCTCCCCCTCAGGCAAGCTCTACTGCCTCGAGGTCAACACCCTGCCGGGAATGACGGCGACCTCCCTGCTGCCACAGTCGGCGGCGGCGGCCGGAATCGATTTCCCGTCGTTGTGTGAGCGGATCTGCGAACTGGCGTTGCAGTAA